Proteins from a single region of Lelliottia sp. JS-SCA-14:
- a CDS encoding capsule assembly Wzi family protein produces MKYVKNGLRACFILCLAYGPWHAYAGGMVLSDNQLRSDLTWLNNNNIIAINLSTWPLSQDDIARALAGAKHSDNLMTGQVINRVHYRLNEIKSPLRVKTWAQSTQSALPPGFSDSRASAHGVSAALEMSGEAWDINLQGQQEHHQYINDVTHGNLNGAYAGINLFNQWIAFGEIPQWWGPGNDGSLIRSDAARPVVGFLMQRAEQSPFDTPWLAWLGSWQYQLSAGQLRQYHSPEEAKLMGARATFVPVASFETGFSRMMMWGGKGRPNHLTSFRDAFLGRDNTGSQDRDPGNQMAGFDVNWKLFSLTGLPIAFYGQAIGDDQAGILPSHNAFLAGFQGNHSWGNQQVNWYVEGADTRAGMKTTGNTYYHYCYHEGYYQQGASLGDAMGGDGTRYSVKTDVVLENEQRLSARLMWARVNRDSLRINKAYPQADTLKGAELRWSVPVSPRITVGSAVWFTDRDSASLDTGIAVTLSFFSGEVH; encoded by the coding sequence ATGAAATACGTCAAAAACGGGCTCCGGGCATGCTTCATTTTATGTCTGGCCTATGGCCCATGGCACGCTTATGCCGGGGGAATGGTATTAAGCGATAATCAGCTTCGAAGCGATCTCACATGGCTGAATAACAATAATATTATTGCCATTAATCTCTCCACCTGGCCGCTCAGCCAGGATGACATTGCCCGGGCCCTCGCCGGGGCAAAGCACAGCGACAACCTGATGACCGGACAAGTCATCAACCGGGTGCACTATCGTCTTAATGAAATAAAATCGCCGCTCAGAGTGAAAACCTGGGCGCAGTCGACCCAATCAGCATTACCGCCTGGGTTTAGTGATTCCCGAGCCAGCGCCCATGGCGTCAGTGCGGCGCTGGAAATGAGCGGAGAAGCCTGGGACATTAATCTGCAGGGACAACAGGAGCATCACCAGTACATCAACGATGTGACCCATGGGAATCTGAACGGAGCTTACGCCGGAATAAACCTCTTCAACCAATGGATCGCCTTCGGCGAGATCCCGCAGTGGTGGGGGCCGGGCAATGACGGGAGCCTGATTCGCTCTGACGCAGCGCGACCGGTGGTGGGTTTTTTAATGCAGCGGGCAGAGCAGTCGCCTTTTGATACTCCGTGGCTTGCCTGGCTGGGAAGCTGGCAGTACCAGCTTTCCGCCGGGCAACTGCGCCAGTATCACAGCCCCGAAGAGGCCAAACTGATGGGAGCGCGCGCGACGTTCGTGCCTGTCGCCTCTTTTGAAACGGGCTTTTCGAGGATGATGATGTGGGGAGGAAAAGGTCGGCCAAACCATCTGACGTCATTCCGGGATGCCTTCCTGGGACGTGACAATACCGGCAGCCAGGATCGCGATCCGGGGAATCAGATGGCTGGTTTCGACGTTAACTGGAAACTGTTTAGCCTCACCGGGCTGCCGATCGCGTTTTACGGGCAGGCGATCGGAGACGATCAGGCGGGTATTTTACCCTCGCACAACGCGTTCTTAGCCGGTTTTCAGGGCAATCATTCCTGGGGCAATCAGCAGGTTAACTGGTACGTGGAAGGCGCAGATACGCGCGCGGGGATGAAAACCACGGGCAACACTTACTATCACTATTGCTACCACGAAGGTTACTACCAGCAAGGGGCTTCCCTGGGGGACGCGATGGGCGGAGACGGTACGCGCTATTCGGTAAAAACTGACGTCGTACTGGAAAATGAACAGCGCCTGAGCGCCAGGCTAATGTGGGCCAGAGTCAACCGCGACTCGCTGCGGATTAACAAAGCCTATCCACAGGCGGATACGCTGAAAGGTGCAGAGCTGAGGTGGTCGGTGCCTGTATCGCCACGGATAACCGTCGGGAGTGCCGTCTGGTTTACGGACCGCGACTCCGCCAGTCTCGATACCGGAATCGCGGTCACACTCAGCTTTTTCTCGGGGGAAGTTCATTAA
- a CDS encoding helix-turn-helix transcriptional regulator yields the protein MINIILNDRDSFYRLGMQTLFSALFPAEFDNRIAFTHHLNPQSVAVADVIVMGLSHGEISICHPVLHARKQNSLIIGLYEGNAPPYCDPLPLCFKNIIFVNRTEPLPEIKKRFLRSWENCRILPMIPRQWKCQDCRHKTLSPQQINVANHYYQGATAEQISQILCISIKTVFTHKRMIMGKFNLHSDFQLFTLFNVIKALNNDTPDFLTAHRELKRA from the coding sequence ATGATAAATATTATTCTTAACGACCGTGATAGTTTTTATCGCCTCGGCATGCAGACGCTTTTTAGCGCCCTTTTTCCGGCCGAATTTGATAATCGTATCGCCTTCACTCATCACCTGAACCCACAAAGCGTGGCGGTCGCTGATGTGATTGTGATGGGGCTTTCCCATGGGGAAATCAGCATCTGCCATCCCGTGCTTCATGCCCGCAAGCAAAACAGCCTGATAATCGGCCTGTATGAAGGGAATGCGCCCCCGTACTGCGACCCACTCCCACTCTGTTTTAAAAATATTATTTTCGTCAATCGTACAGAACCCTTGCCCGAGATTAAAAAGCGGTTTTTACGCAGTTGGGAAAATTGTCGTATTCTGCCGATGATACCCCGGCAATGGAAATGTCAGGATTGCCGTCATAAAACACTTTCACCACAGCAAATTAACGTCGCCAATCATTATTACCAGGGTGCCACCGCCGAGCAAATCTCGCAAATTCTGTGTATCAGTATCAAAACGGTATTTACTCATAAGCGAATGATCATGGGTAAATTCAATTTACATTCAGACTTTCAACTCTTCACGTTATTTAACGTGATAAAAGCGCTGAATAATGACACCCCAGATTTCCTCACGGCACACCGGGAGCTGAAGCGGGCATAA